The Desulfuromonas acetoxidans DSM 684 sequence CGTAAAGCCTGTGTCTGCGCATAATCCTTACGCGCCTGCGCTTCCTTTAATTGAGCGTTTGCTCGTTTCAACGTGGCATCCTGAGCCCTGAGACGTTCATCAAGATCCACCGGGTCCATTTCGCCAAGCACTTGCCCGGCCTTGACACGTTCACCTACGTGTACGTCCAAACGTATGACCCGCCCCGCAAACGTTGGGCCAATTTTGTAGGTGTAACGAGCCTCAATGGTTCCGATGCCAAATAGTTTCGGTGAGATGCTCTTGTTCTCGACCGTGGTCAATACAACCGATACCGGAGCAAGTGGCCCCGAACGCAAGGCCACATAGACAAAAAGCGCAAGCAGAGGAACAAGTACAGCTATAAGGGCCAATGTACGTTTTTGGAAAGGCAATCTTTTCATGATACGCTCCCGATACCCCGTTGATATATTGCAAAAACTTTCGGTGCATCGCGACGCATATGGCTAACATCTCCAGCTATCAATGATTGCATGACCAATCCTTGAATAGTTCCGATGAAAAGCGTAGCCGCAGCCTCATTATCAAGCCTTACATCAAATTCACCAGAGACCTTTCCTTGTTCAAATAAACGGTTGAGACGCTCCCCATAACGACGGATGAGTGCATGCACCATTCGTTTGGGTACGGTTTCTTCAGAGCGTTGTAATTCACCAAACAACATACGAGGAATACCGGGATGCTCTATTATAAAGTCCACATGCGCCATAAACATACTTTCGAGTGCGGCAAGAGGAGAGGGCTTTTCATAAACTGCTTTTTCGATACGTGACATCAATCGTTCGCTCACCCATTCCATAACAGCCTGTAAGATGGCATCCTTGTTTGAAAAATGACGAAAAAGTGCCCCCTGAGTCACCCCCATTCGTTTAGCTATGGAAGCCGTAGTAATTTCGCTCGGATTCTGCTCTCCCGCCAACTCGATTACCGCCTCTACCGTCACCGCCCGTCGTTCCTCAGCCGGAAGATATTTGCTTGATAAATTCATATAGCCCTCCAAAGAAAGATAGTAACCAATCACTATCTTTGCT is a genomic window containing:
- a CDS encoding TetR/AcrR family transcriptional regulator; amino-acid sequence: MNLSSKYLPAEERRAVTVEAVIELAGEQNPSEITTASIAKRMGVTQGALFRHFSNKDAILQAVMEWVSERLMSRIEKAVYEKPSPLAALESMFMAHVDFIIEHPGIPRMLFGELQRSEETVPKRMVHALIRRYGERLNRLFEQGKVSGEFDVRLDNEAAATLFIGTIQGLVMQSLIAGDVSHMRRDAPKVFAIYQRGIGSVS